In Longimicrobiaceae bacterium, the sequence CCCGAGCTGTCCACCACATCCCAACCGACGAACTCCCGCGTCCGGAAGATCTCCGGCAGGCCAGCGCTACCCTCGTTCATAGGGATGTCTCCTAGTCCGGGATCACCAGGGTTCGACCCAGCCTGACGAGGTCGTCTTCCATTTCGTTTGCCTTCCGGATCGCATCGGCGCTGACGCCATAGCGGCGGGCGATCCCGAAGAGGGTATCCCCGGGACCGACCGTATGGGTTCGTAGGCCGGGAATGCGTAGCACCGTTCCTGCGCGCAGACGCTCCGGGTCGACATCGGGATTGGCGGCCGCCAGCTCGCGCGAGGAGACGCCGTAGCGCCGCGCCAGCCCGTACCAGGTCTCGCCGTACACTACGCGATGCGTGCGCATCTCGGCGCGCCGAGGCTGCGTCGGCGTCTCCTCGCCGGCGTTTGCATCAGACGGCTCGTCGGCCTCATCGGCTGGGTCGGCCGCGTCGCCGTCGGTCTTGTCCCCGCCGTCGGTCGCTGACCCTGTGTCGCCTGCCTCGGCCCTGTAGGCAGCATCACCCTCGTCTCCGCCGGCGGCCTCCTCCTCGTCCTCACGCCCCTCCTCCGCACCACCCGCATCCTCCGCCGCCGCACCGCTTGGCTCGTCGGCGGCGACAACGACGGAGCTGTCGGAGGTCCGCTCCGTCACGCCGCGCGCCAACACGGTCATGCGGGAACGGATCCCTTCGCCCTCCTCCACCTCCACCACCGCCGCTGTCTCGCCCGAATCGGCGGCCACCTCGAGCTGGCTCCTCCGCACGACCACCGCGCGCTCCTCCCGCTCGGCCGGCCGGCCGCGGCTCTCTACCGCGAAGGGCGTGGCCCAGCGCTCCTCCAGGTCAGACGCGCTCGGGGATCCACTTCTCTCGCCGGGCTCAAAGTCCCAATCGATGGCGTCGTCCGCCGTGGGGCGCGCCGGGGCCTCCCTTACCCCCGACGAGCTCTGCCCGGCCAGCGTAGCTGGCGACGACAGTCCAAGCACGAGCACGGACGCCAACCCGGCGATCCAGCCAGCCATCGGCCGCTCTGACAACAGACGAATTCTCCCCACCAGCGGCTCCTTCATGGACTGCGATTCCACCTCTGCGGAGTAACGAACAACCTCGAACCCGAATAAT encodes:
- a CDS encoding LysM peptidoglycan-binding domain-containing protein, whose product is LFGFEVVRYSAEVESQSMKEPLVGRIRLLSERPMAGWIAGLASVLVLGLSSPATLAGQSSSGVREAPARPTADDAIDWDFEPGERSGSPSASDLEERWATPFAVESRGRPAEREERAVVVRRSQLEVAADSGETAAVVEVEEGEGIRSRMTVLARGVTERTSDSSVVVAADEPSGAAAEDAGGAEEGREDEEEAAGGDEGDAAYRAEAGDTGSATDGGDKTDGDAADPADEADEPSDANAGEETPTQPRRAEMRTHRVVYGETWYGLARRYGVSSRELAAANPDVDPERLRAGTVLRIPGLRTHTVGPGDTLFGIARRYGVSADAIRKANEMEDDLVRLGRTLVIPD